The Desulfovibrio sp. TomC genome contains the following window.
CCAGAGTCCGGCTGGATGTTTCAACCATGATCCGGGCAAAATCCTCGCCCTTCGCCCCGTACCGAACCTGCAGATCGTCCCCCACTGTCTGGCAGAGGTAGTGCGTACACCGGGGGGATTTGAAGAGTCGCAGCGTACAGCCCTGATCTGTCAGATACGGGCAGTACTGGCCGCGATACACGGCCCTTGCGGCCTGCCCCTGTCCGTCTTCCAGCTTCTGCAAACGGCCGATGGCCTGGGCCAGTTGCATGGCCAGGGGTGACGGTTGGTACAGAAAATAGTCGGACGGCGTGAAAATATCGCAGTGTTTGGCATTGCAGCAGCCAACTGGTGGGCGGTCGCAATGCTCCCGGCAAAAGTCCTTGCTGACCCTGTCCTGGATACGGTCGATTTGCCGGGTATAGAGGGTGTAGGCAATGACGGCCCGGCGCAGATTCTGGCGCATGGTCCCCAGGGAGCCGCTTAAGCATTCGATCTGATGGGACACCTGCCGGTCGGTTAAAAAGCAATAGGTCTTTGCGCCAAGGGCTTTCAGATCGCTGTCGATACCGTCGCTATGATCGGCGTGGAGCGTGTCAAGCCATGTCGTTATGTGCATGGTGTTCGCTTTTTTGTTTCACTGCAAGCCTGCATTGTGGATCGTATCCAGTTTGCTTGTCCGACATACGTGAAAGAGTTCTTTCTGATAGGCCGGGGATCATGTCTGACAATAAAACGACCTTTCGATCGTATTGCGTTTTTTTTAAAAAGCGAATGGTTTATCTGGCTTTCTTTTTGCGTCGGACAATGGCACGCGCGCGCGTTGGAAATGATTGCAATCTGACCGTTGAGCTGCCGTTGGTTGCGTGTTGCAACAAAAAAGCTCCTTGTCCGTTGGGACAAGGAGCCTTGTGACGCAGTCGGGAGGCGCGCTCAGGCTTTGCCGCGTTTGATCAGGCAAAGCGACAGGTAGTGGGGCTTTGCCGGCGCGTCAGCCAAGTCCCGGACGACGGCTTCGCCCTCGTGCCCAAGGCGCGTCACGAAGGTTGTGCCCGAAGCCAGGCCCAGTTCCTCAAGCAGGCTGCGAAGCCTTGGGAAACTGCGATACGCTTTGAGGATCACGGCGTTGTCGGCTGTTTCCAGGGCGCGGCGCAGCCGGCCGTTGTCGTCAACCCCGGAGGCGATGAGCAGATTCTCGCCGGATTCGACCAGCACCTGCCCGGTTCGGGCGGCTGCGGCCTGAAACGAGGTGATGCCCGAGACGACCTCGATGGGGAGCTCGGGCAGGAGCGCGCGGACAAGCGGCAGCACGTAGCCGAAGGTGCTGTAGAGCAGCGGATCGCCCAGGGTGATGAAGGCGGCGTCCTGGCCGGCGGCCAGCACTTGGGCCATGGCGGCGGCGTTGGCTGTCCAGGCTGCGGCCAAAACAGCCTTGTCGCGGGTCATGGGAAACGACAGGCGGCTGACCTGTGTGCCGGCCGGCAGATGCGGGGCCACGATGGCCTCGGCAATGGAATAATCGTTTTTGCTCGACGAGGCGGCAAAGACCGCGCCCACCTGCCCGAGAATCCGAGCGGCCTTGAGGGTTAACAGTTCCGGGTCGCCGGGACCGACGCCAAGGCCGTACAGGGTTCCAAGCCGGCTCATGACGCACCGGCCGTGAGGAGTCGGGCGAGTTCTTCCACAGCGTCCACACTGCCGGGGCCGGGTCTGGAAAAGCGCGACTCCTCGACCACGAATGTCCGGCCATTTCGCACGCAGGGCAGGGTGGCATACTCCGGGCGCTCGGCCATGGAGCGGGCCTCGGGATTCATGGGACCGCGCTGGGTGAGGCAGACTGCCGGAGCCAGGCGCAAGAGCTCTTCATCGGCCAGACGCACCAGTTTTTTCTCGGTCGTCACGGCGTTTGTTCCCCCGGCGGCAGTGATGATGGCTGCGACCATGGAGTCTTTGCCGGCGGCCAGCAGGCTGCCGGAGCGGGCTTCGAAAAAGACCGTCGGCCGCTCCCCGGCCGGGACGGCGGCGGCAACGGCGGCCAGGCGGGCCTGGAGCCGGCTGACCAGGGCAGCCGCAGCGGCCGGGTCGGCGGTCAGGAGGCCGATGCGCCGGATGGTTTCCCAGAGTCCTGGGAAATCCGACACGGCAAAGACGGCCACCGGCACTCCGAGATCGGCCAGTTGCCGGGCCGATTCCCGGGCCTCGCCCCGGCCGTCCATCTGCAGGATCAGATCGGGTTTGACCGCCAGCACCCGCTCC
Protein-coding sequences here:
- the cobI gene encoding precorrin-2 C(20)-methyltransferase — translated: MSRLGTLYGLGVGPGDPELLTLKAARILGQVGAVFAASSSKNDYSIAEAIVAPHLPAGTQVSRLSFPMTRDKAVLAAAWTANAAAMAQVLAAGQDAAFITLGDPLLYSTFGYVLPLVRALLPELPIEVVSGITSFQAAAARTGQVLVESGENLLIASGVDDNGRLRRALETADNAVILKAYRSFPRLRSLLEELGLASGTTFVTRLGHEGEAVVRDLADAPAKPHYLSLCLIKRGKA
- a CDS encoding ABC transporter substrate-binding protein; translation: MKPISLSSPTRRPARPRPWLFPVLALALALSLGRPEPSRAEAVAATDDLGTTIHLAAPATRIVPLYGAFVDILAGMGQSARITARTEADPAPADRPDMPVIGTHMRPNLERVLAVKPDLILQMDGRGEARESARQLADLGVPVAVFAVSDFPGLWETIRRIGLLTADPAAAAALVSRLQARLAAVAAAVPAGERPTVFFEARSGSLLAAGKDSMVAAIITAAGGTNAVTTEKKLVRLADEELLRLAPAVCLTQRGPMNPEARSMAERPEYATLPCVRNGRTFVVEESRFSRPGPGSVDAVEELARLLTAGAS